The Haloplanus salinarum genome includes a region encoding these proteins:
- a CDS encoding gluconate 2-dehydrogenase subunit 3 family protein: MDLTRRDAVAALAATGGAVAVGRTLLDDDQSADATAADADVPEDALATLVAVAEVVYPDAATGVDDFVETYVSGRVADDDERRAGVVDAAAELDATARDWFDTPLTELDPGTLDGMLRDLRVDASDPDPNGGIPGRVRFYVVNELLYAFYASPTGGRLVGIENPIGHPGGTESYRRAGMEDHG; the protein is encoded by the coding sequence ATGGACCTGACCAGGCGGGACGCGGTCGCGGCGCTGGCGGCGACCGGCGGAGCGGTCGCCGTCGGACGCACGCTCCTCGACGACGATCAGTCCGCGGATGCGACGGCCGCCGACGCCGACGTCCCCGAGGACGCCCTCGCGACGCTCGTCGCCGTCGCGGAGGTGGTGTATCCCGACGCCGCGACGGGCGTCGACGACTTCGTCGAGACGTACGTATCCGGCCGGGTGGCCGACGACGACGAACGACGGGCCGGCGTGGTGGACGCGGCCGCGGAACTGGACGCCACGGCCCGCGACTGGTTCGACACGCCCCTGACGGAACTCGACCCCGGGACCCTCGACGGCATGCTCAGGGACCTCCGGGTCGACGCGAGCGATCCGGACCCGAACGGCGGGATCCCCGGCCGGGTTCGCTTCTACGTCGTCAACGAACTGCTCTATGCCTTCTACGCGTCGCCCACCGGCGGTCGACTGGTCGGCATCGAGAACCCGATCGGTCACCCCGGCGGAACCGAGAGCTACCGCCGGGCCGGGATGGAGGACCATGGCTGA
- a CDS encoding fumarylacetoacetate hydrolase family protein — MRQVRFRDPAGMVRTGEWHGDAVSFADETYALDEVDVLPPCEPSKIVCIGLNYADHAEETGMEIPDRPMLFLKPPNTVAAHGDTITLPAGKEQVDWEAELGVVIGEQCRNVDAADAESVIAGYTVVCDISNRDDQRQEQNWVRGKAFDGGAPLGPVVADPEHLPEEAEVKLRVNGETKQDSDISQLIFTVPELIEEISTYMTLEPGDVISTGTPSGVGGLADGDEVEVEVEGVETLSFTVRRD, encoded by the coding sequence ATGCGACAGGTCAGATTCCGCGACCCCGCAGGGATGGTCCGCACCGGCGAGTGGCACGGCGACGCGGTCAGCTTCGCCGACGAAACCTACGCCCTCGACGAGGTCGACGTCCTCCCGCCCTGCGAACCGTCGAAGATCGTCTGTATCGGACTCAACTACGCCGATCACGCCGAGGAGACGGGGATGGAGATCCCGGACCGACCGATGCTCTTCCTGAAGCCCCCGAACACCGTGGCCGCCCACGGCGATACGATCACCCTGCCCGCGGGCAAAGAGCAGGTGGACTGGGAGGCCGAACTCGGCGTCGTCATCGGCGAGCAGTGCCGGAACGTCGACGCCGCCGACGCCGAGTCGGTGATCGCGGGGTACACCGTCGTCTGTGATATCTCCAACCGCGACGACCAGCGCCAGGAGCAAAACTGGGTGCGCGGCAAGGCCTTCGACGGCGGCGCCCCGCTCGGCCCCGTGGTGGCCGACCCCGAACACCTGCCAGAGGAAGCCGAGGTGAAACTCCGTGTCAACGGCGAGACGAAACAGGACTCCGACATCTCACAGCTCATCTTCACGGTGCCGGAGCTGATCGAGGAGATCTCGACGTACATGACCCTCGAACCGGGCGACGTTATCTCGACGGGGACCCCCTCGGGCGTCGGCGGCCTCGCCGACGGCGACGAGGTGGAAGTCGAGGTCGAGGGCGTCGAAACCCTCTCGTTTACCGTTCGACGGGACTGA
- a CDS encoding metal-dependent hydrolase produces MELTWHGHSTWYVTVDDTSLLIDPFFDNPHTSLDPADVPAPDYVLLTHGHADHVADVGAFPDATVVGTPELTGWVADEHGAGDTIGMNLGGTVECGDAYVTMHRADHTNGMMTDYEYSAGTPAGYVVGDTEPTQETDEDAFAFYHAGDTGLMTEMRDVIGPFLEPDAAALPVGDHFTMGPSQGAIAADWLDVDHVFPMHYDTFPPIEIDVSRFEREVAATGSDADVHVLDGDESHTFERPYGDG; encoded by the coding sequence ATGGAACTCACTTGGCACGGCCACTCCACGTGGTACGTCACGGTCGACGACACGTCGCTGTTGATCGACCCCTTCTTCGACAACCCGCACACGTCGCTCGATCCGGCCGACGTCCCGGCACCCGACTACGTCCTGTTGACCCACGGCCACGCCGACCACGTCGCCGACGTGGGCGCGTTCCCGGACGCGACGGTCGTCGGAACGCCGGAGCTGACCGGCTGGGTCGCCGACGAACACGGCGCCGGGGACACGATCGGGATGAACCTCGGCGGCACCGTCGAGTGTGGCGACGCCTACGTGACGATGCACCGCGCGGATCACACCAACGGGATGATGACCGACTACGAGTACAGCGCCGGCACCCCAGCCGGGTACGTCGTCGGCGACACCGAGCCGACCCAGGAGACCGACGAGGACGCCTTCGCGTTCTACCACGCGGGCGACACCGGCCTGATGACCGAGATGCGCGACGTGATCGGGCCGTTCCTCGAACCCGACGCCGCGGCCCTGCCGGTGGGCGATCACTTCACGATGGGCCCGTCACAGGGCGCCATCGCCGCCGACTGGCTCGACGTGGACCACGTCTTCCCGATGCATTACGACACCTTCCCGCCGATCGAGATCGACGTGAGCCGGTTCGAGCGCGAGGTCGCGGCGACCGGCTCCGACGCCGACGTCCACGTCCTCGACGGCGACGAGAGTCACACGTTCGAACGGCCGTACGGCGACGGGTGA
- a CDS encoding OsmC family protein — protein MSDIETITVSEEGFACVNQVGDFEFTVDATDEEGPNPNAALVATYASCFLPAFRVGSQQRDHDDLGKIQIDADAELDDEDDLASIEFAVHVAADLSDEEFDEIVARAEDICHVHAALREGLQADIEVYGDAF, from the coding sequence ATGAGCGATATCGAGACCATCACCGTCAGCGAGGAGGGCTTCGCCTGCGTCAACCAAGTCGGCGACTTCGAGTTCACCGTCGACGCGACCGACGAGGAGGGGCCGAACCCGAACGCGGCGCTCGTGGCGACGTACGCCTCCTGTTTCCTGCCCGCGTTCCGCGTGGGCAGCCAGCAGCGGGATCACGACGACCTAGGCAAGATCCAGATCGACGCGGACGCCGAACTGGACGACGAGGACGACCTCGCGTCCATCGAATTTGCGGTCCACGTCGCCGCCGACCTCTCCGACGAGGAGTTCGACGAGATCGTCGCCCGCGCGGAGGACATCTGTCACGTCCACGCGGCGCTCCGAGAGGGCCTCCAAGCCGATATCGAAGTGTACGGCGACGCCTTCTGA